Proteins from one Comamonas flocculans genomic window:
- a CDS encoding MlaC/ttg2D family ABC transporter substrate-binding protein, whose translation MTVFCFDSLNRRGCLRAAGAAAVLAGHLPWALAATEAPNAMIERLSNEVLDAVGKDAAIKAGDVHKIVALVDRIILPHLDFKRMTAAAVGPGWRRATPEQQQRLQDEFKQLLVRTYAGALSEVSNLRIAVKPFRAAEGDKDVLVRTEVRGRGDPIELDYRLAQKAGEDWKIYNINIMGVWLVETYRSQFAAEINARGVDGLIEALVARNQANAPAR comes from the coding sequence ATGACGGTTTTTTGCTTTGACTCCTTGAACCGGCGCGGCTGTCTGCGCGCCGCCGGCGCCGCCGCCGTGCTGGCCGGGCATCTGCCCTGGGCGCTGGCCGCGACCGAGGCGCCGAATGCCATGATCGAGCGCCTGTCCAACGAGGTGCTCGATGCCGTCGGCAAGGACGCGGCCATCAAGGCCGGCGACGTGCACAAGATCGTTGCGCTGGTGGACAGGATCATCCTGCCGCACCTGGACTTCAAGCGCATGACGGCCGCCGCCGTCGGCCCGGGTTGGCGCCGCGCCACGCCCGAGCAGCAGCAGCGCCTGCAGGACGAGTTCAAGCAGCTGCTGGTGCGCACCTACGCGGGCGCGCTCTCTGAGGTGTCCAACCTGCGCATCGCCGTCAAGCCGTTTCGCGCCGCCGAGGGCGACAAGGACGTGCTGGTACGCACCGAGGTGCGCGGCCGGGGCGACCCCATCGAGCTGGACTACCGCCTGGCGCAGAAGGCGGGCGAGGACTGGAAGATCTACAACATCAACATCATGGGCGTATGGCTGGTGGAAACCTACCGCAGCCAGTTCGCCGCCGAGATCAACGCCCGCGGCGTGGACGGCCTGATCGAGGCGCTGGTGGCGCGCAACCAGGCCAACGCGCCCGCGCGCTAG
- a CDS encoding universal stress protein, with the protein MFKHILVPVDGSDTSMNAVARAAALAQAFASEVTLLYVIDPYPFTGVGADFAYGQAQYLTAANAEANAALDAARALVEKTGVARVNTVVGEGHTVHDGVLNTCKSTGADLVVMGSHGRRGLEKLVLGSVTQRVLGVVRVPVLVVHD; encoded by the coding sequence ATGTTCAAGCACATTCTGGTTCCGGTCGATGGTTCCGACACCTCGATGAATGCGGTTGCACGCGCCGCCGCGCTGGCTCAGGCGTTCGCCAGCGAAGTGACGCTGCTGTACGTGATCGACCCTTACCCGTTTACCGGGGTCGGCGCGGACTTTGCCTATGGCCAGGCGCAGTATCTGACCGCCGCCAACGCCGAAGCGAATGCGGCACTGGACGCCGCGCGCGCGCTGGTGGAAAAGACCGGTGTGGCCCGGGTCAACACCGTGGTCGGCGAGGGCCACACGGTGCATGACGGCGTGCTCAATACCTGCAAGAGCACCGGTGCCGACCTGGTGGTCATGGGTTCGCACGGCCGCCGCGGGCTGGAAAAGCTGGTGCTGGGCAGCGTCACCCAGCGGGTGCTGGGCGTCGTGCGGGTGCCGGTGCTGGTCGTGCACGACTGA
- the speE gene encoding polyamine aminopropyltransferase, with protein MTGAAAGARQAVAERLNAHFGFYLTHCELLAQSRSEWQHIEIFEHPQFGRVMRIDGCFMTSERDEFFYHEPMVHLPAIAHPGVRHALVVGGGDGGAAEELLKLPGIEQVTLCELDDEVVRMAREWLPSIHRGALDDRRLRLQLGDARIFMQATEERFDQIVLDLTDPFGPAVELYTVQFYQTCQRILQPGGVISLHLGSPIHLQESLQRIHASLKAVFPIVRPYLQYVPLYGTLWCMAMASDTSDPAALTPAQVDARLRVRGIGRLQLYNGQTHQALLAQPNFLAELLRQRAAPLHSGQQLGDVHDPADLPPITIIEG; from the coding sequence ATGACGGGCGCCGCGGCGGGCGCGCGCCAGGCCGTGGCGGAGCGGCTGAACGCGCACTTCGGCTTCTACCTCACCCACTGCGAGCTGCTGGCGCAAAGCCGCTCCGAATGGCAGCACATCGAGATCTTCGAACACCCGCAGTTCGGGCGGGTGATGCGCATCGACGGCTGCTTCATGACCAGCGAGCGCGACGAATTTTTCTACCATGAGCCCATGGTGCACCTGCCGGCGATCGCGCACCCCGGCGTGCGCCATGCGCTGGTGGTCGGTGGCGGCGACGGCGGCGCGGCCGAAGAATTGCTCAAGCTCCCCGGCATCGAGCAGGTGACGCTGTGCGAGCTCGATGATGAAGTTGTGCGCATGGCGCGCGAGTGGCTGCCGTCCATCCATCGCGGCGCGCTCGACGACCGGCGACTGCGCCTGCAGCTCGGTGACGCACGCATCTTCATGCAGGCCACCGAGGAGCGGTTCGACCAGATCGTGCTCGATCTGACCGACCCCTTCGGCCCGGCGGTGGAGCTGTACACGGTGCAGTTCTACCAGACCTGCCAGCGCATCCTGCAGCCCGGCGGCGTGATCTCGCTGCACCTGGGCTCGCCCATCCACCTGCAGGAGAGCCTGCAGCGCATCCACGCCTCGCTCAAGGCGGTGTTCCCCATCGTGCGGCCCTACCTGCAGTACGTGCCGCTGTACGGCACGCTGTGGTGCATGGCCATGGCCTCGGACACCTCCGATCCGGCCGCGCTCACGCCGGCGCAGGTGGACGCGCGCCTGCGGGTGCGCGGCATCGGCCGGCTGCAGCTGTACAACGGTCAGACCCACCAGGCGCTGCTGGCCCAGCCCAACTTCCTGGCCGAGCTGCTGCGCCAGCGCGCGGCGCCGCTGCACAGCGGCCAGCAGCTCGGCGACGTGCACGACCCGGCCGATCTGCCGCCCATCACCATCATCGAAGGCTGA
- a CDS encoding 2OG-Fe dioxygenase family protein has translation MAVTDFSPPYAPATALARRLRERGYAVLAPCDVARWLHLPLADLAALQPDWDDLPPDAYLKDAGRYRRRRHSCFVVQGGLSMQVPHRAHWQPVEYNALHGGMLRWFAPMLDATVALVQWHRLLQALAALAQKAWLPPEAAPARWCVEAHQFRIDTAGGLGRPTPEGAHRDGVDLVAVFLVARERIKGGETRIFEAQGPAGQRFTLSEPWSVLLLDDARMIHETTPIQPTGDFGWRDTLVLTCRRGHFLGEDGQ, from the coding sequence ATGGCGGTCACCGATTTTTCACCCCCTTACGCTCCGGCCACGGCGCTTGCGCGCCGCTTGCGCGAGCGCGGCTATGCCGTGCTTGCGCCCTGCGACGTCGCCCGCTGGCTGCATCTGCCTCTTGCCGACCTGGCCGCGCTGCAGCCCGACTGGGACGATCTGCCGCCCGACGCCTACCTCAAGGACGCCGGGCGCTACCGTCGCCGGCGCCATTCCTGCTTCGTGGTGCAGGGGGGTCTGAGCATGCAGGTGCCGCACCGCGCGCACTGGCAGCCGGTCGAATACAACGCGTTGCACGGCGGCATGTTGCGCTGGTTTGCCCCCATGCTCGACGCGACCGTGGCGCTGGTGCAGTGGCACCGGCTGCTGCAGGCGCTGGCCGCGCTGGCGCAAAAGGCCTGGTTGCCGCCGGAGGCGGCGCCCGCGCGCTGGTGTGTGGAGGCGCACCAGTTTCGCATCGACACCGCCGGCGGCCTGGGCCGCCCCACGCCCGAGGGCGCGCACCGCGATGGCGTGGACCTGGTGGCCGTCTTTCTGGTGGCGCGCGAGCGCATCAAGGGCGGGGAGACGCGCATCTTCGAGGCGCAGGGCCCGGCGGGCCAGCGCTTCACGCTGAGCGAGCCATGGTCGGTGCTGCTGCTCGACGATGCGCGCATGATCCACGAGACCACGCCGATCCAGCCCACGGGTGATTTCGGCTGGCGCGATACCCTGGTGCTGACCTGCCGGCGCGGGCATTTCCTGGGCGAGGATGGTCAATAA
- the mlaD gene encoding outer membrane lipid asymmetry maintenance protein MlaD: protein MERSKNDVWVGLFVMLGLAALVFLALQSANLLNLNWQQGYRISARFDNIGGLKPKAAVRGAGVVVGRVRAITFDDTTYQARVTLEMDRHFQFPKDSSLKILTSGLLGDQYIGIEPGADEQNLADGDTVTATQSAVVLENLIGQFLYGKAQDNAAPPAPANNKK from the coding sequence ATGGAACGATCCAAAAACGATGTCTGGGTGGGCCTGTTCGTGATGCTGGGCCTGGCCGCGCTGGTGTTCCTGGCGCTGCAGTCGGCCAACCTGCTCAACCTCAACTGGCAGCAGGGCTATCGCATCAGCGCGCGCTTTGACAACATCGGCGGCCTCAAGCCCAAGGCGGCGGTGCGCGGCGCGGGCGTGGTCGTCGGGCGGGTGCGCGCCATCACCTTCGACGACACCACCTACCAGGCGCGCGTGACGCTGGAGATGGACCGGCACTTCCAGTTTCCCAAGGACAGCTCGCTCAAGATCCTCACCAGCGGCCTGCTGGGCGACCAGTACATCGGCATCGAGCCGGGCGCCGACGAGCAGAACCTGGCCGATGGCGACACCGTCACCGCCACCCAGTCGGCGGTGGTGCTTGAAAACCTCATAGGGCAGTTCCTCTACGGCAAGGCGCAGGACAACGCCGCCCCGCCGGCCCCTGCCAACAACAAGAAATGA
- a CDS encoding MlaA family lipoprotein, which produces MTTSHHASPGLRAMLLALTAGLLLALAGCATGPGAHPQDPLEPYNRAMSEFNDGVDTILLTPAATLYKEALPRPVRTGVGNFFANLADLWSFVNNVLQGQGRAAADSLARFGINSFIGIGGVFDVASEAGIERHKQDFGLTLARWGIPSGPYLVLPLLGPSTLRDTAALPADTWGDLAWHARPVRTRNGLYVLRFADRRAAFLGATAVRDAAALDPYTFTRDLYLGARERQSGRNAADSDGRLPEEDE; this is translated from the coding sequence ATGACCACCTCTCACCATGCAAGCCCCGGCCTGCGGGCCATGCTGCTGGCGCTGACGGCGGGGCTGCTGCTGGCCCTGGCCGGCTGCGCCACCGGGCCGGGCGCCCATCCGCAAGATCCGCTCGAGCCCTACAACCGGGCGATGAGCGAGTTCAACGACGGGGTTGACACCATCTTGCTTACGCCCGCTGCCACGCTCTACAAGGAGGCCTTGCCTCGACCGGTGCGCACGGGCGTGGGCAACTTCTTTGCCAACCTCGCCGACCTCTGGTCCTTCGTGAACAACGTGCTGCAAGGCCAGGGCAGGGCGGCCGCCGACAGCCTGGCGCGCTTCGGCATCAATTCCTTCATCGGCATCGGCGGCGTGTTCGACGTGGCCAGCGAGGCGGGCATAGAGCGCCACAAGCAGGACTTCGGCCTGACGCTGGCGCGCTGGGGCATACCCAGCGGCCCTTATCTGGTGCTGCCGCTGCTGGGCCCGTCCACGCTGCGCGACACGGCCGCGCTGCCCGCCGATACCTGGGGCGACCTGGCCTGGCATGCGCGCCCGGTGCGCACGCGCAACGGCCTGTACGTGCTGCGCTTCGCCGACCGGCGTGCCGCCTTTCTCGGCGCCACGGCGGTGCGGGACGCGGCGGCGCTGGACCCCTACACTTTTACCCGCGACCTCTACCTCGGTGCGCGCGAGCGGCAATCCGGCCGCAACGCCGCGGACAGCGACGGCAGGTTGCCGGAGGAAGATGAATGA
- a CDS encoding D-2-hydroxyacid dehydrogenase family protein — protein MNIVILDDYQDTVRKLRCAERLAHHSAKVYTNTVKGLGQLSVRLRDAEVIVLIRERTHISRPLIEKLPRLKFIAQTGRVGPHIDLAACTERGIAVAEGSSSPVAPAELTWALLMAAMRRLPHYIANLKHGAWQQAGLRSASMPPNFALGQVLRGRTLGIWGYGQIGQIVAGYARAFGMNVRVWGSEASRTRALADGYQAAGTRAEFFEQCDVVSLHLRLTPETLHQITLEDLSLMKPTAVLVNTARAELLQPDALIAALNRGRPGMAAIDVFESEPILQGHALLRLENCICTPHIGYVEQDNYELYFGAAFDNVVNYIKGTPTNVVNPGALQMRR, from the coding sequence ATGAATATCGTCATCCTGGATGATTACCAGGACACCGTACGCAAGCTGCGCTGCGCAGAGCGCCTGGCCCACCACTCGGCCAAGGTGTACACCAATACCGTCAAAGGCCTGGGCCAGCTGTCCGTGCGCCTGCGCGACGCAGAGGTCATCGTGCTGATACGCGAGCGCACCCACATCAGCCGTCCGCTGATCGAAAAACTGCCGCGGCTCAAGTTCATCGCCCAGACCGGCCGCGTCGGCCCGCACATCGACCTGGCCGCCTGCACCGAGCGCGGCATTGCGGTGGCCGAAGGCAGCAGCTCTCCGGTGGCGCCGGCGGAGCTGACCTGGGCGCTGCTGATGGCGGCCATGCGCCGCCTGCCGCACTACATCGCCAACCTCAAGCACGGCGCGTGGCAGCAGGCAGGGCTGCGTTCGGCGTCGATGCCGCCCAACTTCGCCCTCGGCCAGGTGCTGCGCGGGCGCACCCTGGGCATCTGGGGCTATGGCCAGATCGGCCAGATCGTGGCCGGCTACGCACGCGCCTTCGGCATGAACGTGCGCGTCTGGGGCAGCGAGGCCTCGCGCACCCGCGCATTGGCAGACGGCTACCAGGCGGCGGGCACCCGCGCCGAGTTCTTCGAGCAGTGCGACGTGGTCTCCCTGCACCTGCGGCTCACGCCCGAGACCCTGCACCAGATCACGCTGGAAGACCTGTCGCTGATGAAGCCCACCGCGGTACTCGTGAACACCGCGCGCGCCGAACTGCTGCAGCCCGACGCATTGATCGCCGCGCTCAACCGCGGGCGCCCCGGCATGGCCGCGATCGACGTGTTCGAGAGCGAACCCATCCTGCAGGGCCATGCGCTGCTGCGCCTGGAAAACTGCATCTGCACGCCGCACATCGGCTACGTCGAGCAGGACAACTACGAGCTGTACTTCGGGGCGGCGTTCGACAACGTGGTCAACTACATCAAGGGCACGCCCACCAATGTCGTCAACCCCGGCGCGCTGCAGATGCGCCGCTGA
- a CDS encoding DUF192 domain-containing protein, with the protein MFATASRLLCLLAGFALAALASAQSGQQPQTSLTRVALQAGIHRIDAQVAATAQQRQIGLMHRRQMPEHEGMLFVFEEAGVQCFWMKDTLLPLTAAFIADDGRIVNLADMQPQTEDAHCSTRPVRYVLEMNQGWFARKGLASGSRLSGPPFDGR; encoded by the coding sequence ATGTTTGCCACCGCTTCGCGTCTTCTCTGTCTATTGGCCGGCTTCGCCCTGGCCGCCCTCGCGTCGGCGCAGTCGGGGCAGCAGCCGCAGACTTCGCTCACGCGCGTGGCCTTGCAGGCCGGCATCCACCGCATCGATGCCCAGGTCGCTGCAACCGCGCAGCAGCGCCAGATCGGACTGATGCACAGGCGCCAGATGCCCGAACACGAGGGCATGCTCTTCGTCTTCGAAGAAGCGGGCGTGCAGTGCTTCTGGATGAAGGACACGCTGCTGCCGCTGACGGCCGCGTTCATCGCCGACGACGGGCGCATCGTGAACCTTGCGGACATGCAGCCGCAGACCGAGGACGCGCACTGCTCGACCAGGCCGGTGCGCTACGTGCTGGAGATGAACCAGGGCTGGTTCGCCCGCAAGGGACTGGCGAGCGGCAGCCGTCTCTCAGGGCCGCCGTTTGATGGCCGCTGA
- a CDS encoding ABC transporter ATP-binding protein produces MSEPLVQLRNVTFGYGARAVLRDLSLVVPRGKVTAIMGASGGGKTTVLRLIGGQHRAQQGQVLVDGQDVGALELPALYALRRRMGMLFQFGALFTDLSVFDNVAFPLREHTDLSPALVRDIVLMKLHAVGLRGARDLMPSQISGGMARRVALARAIALDPELVMYDEPFAGLDPISMGIAAQLIRRLNDAMGLTTVLVSHNLQETFALADHVVILGEGDVAAQGTPGEVRTSDNPLVHQFVHALPVGPVPFHYPGPSMAQDFGVAREAGGRR; encoded by the coding sequence ATGTCCGAACCCCTAGTGCAGCTGCGCAACGTCACCTTCGGGTATGGCGCGCGCGCGGTGCTGCGCGACCTGTCGCTGGTGGTGCCGCGCGGCAAGGTCACGGCCATCATGGGCGCCTCGGGCGGTGGCAAGACCACGGTGCTGCGCCTGATCGGCGGGCAGCACCGGGCGCAGCAGGGGCAGGTGCTGGTCGACGGCCAGGACGTCGGCGCGCTCGAACTGCCGGCGCTCTATGCCTTGCGCCGGCGCATGGGCATGCTGTTTCAGTTCGGCGCGCTGTTCACCGACCTGAGCGTGTTCGACAACGTCGCCTTTCCGCTGCGCGAGCACACCGACCTGAGCCCGGCACTGGTGCGCGACATCGTCCTGATGAAGCTGCATGCGGTGGGCCTGCGCGGTGCGCGCGACCTGATGCCCAGCCAGATCTCGGGCGGCATGGCGCGGCGCGTGGCGCTGGCGCGCGCGATCGCGCTCGACCCCGAGCTGGTCATGTACGACGAGCCCTTTGCCGGGCTCGATCCCATCTCCATGGGCATTGCGGCGCAGCTGATCCGCCGGCTCAACGATGCCATGGGGCTGACCACGGTGCTGGTGTCGCACAACCTGCAGGAAACCTTCGCTCTGGCCGACCATGTCGTCATCCTGGGCGAAGGCGATGTCGCGGCCCAGGGCACGCCCGGAGAGGTGCGCACCAGCGACAACCCGCTGGTGCACCAGTTCGTGCATGCCCTGCCTGTGGGCCCCGTACCGTTTCACTACCCGGGACCCAGCATGGCGCAGGACTTTGGCGTGGCCCGTGAGGCCGGAGGCCGACGGTGA
- the speD gene encoding adenosylmethionine decarboxylase: MDQAVVARPPSRPAHRLATGLHLIGDLYGCECDSRLMYDAAYLEEFCKQQVADAGLTSVGSLFHGFGEDGGVTGVVVLAESHLSIHTWPESGYVTLDVYVCNYTENNRPKAQKLFDSLQAAFNPSEPRLHRVDRA; encoded by the coding sequence ATGGATCAAGCTGTCGTCGCACGCCCCCCTTCACGCCCGGCCCACCGGCTGGCCACCGGTCTGCACCTGATAGGCGACCTTTATGGTTGCGAGTGTGATTCCAGGCTGATGTACGACGCGGCTTACCTGGAAGAATTCTGCAAGCAGCAGGTGGCCGATGCCGGGCTGACCTCGGTCGGCTCGCTGTTTCACGGCTTTGGCGAGGACGGCGGCGTCACCGGCGTGGTGGTGCTGGCCGAATCGCACCTGTCCATCCACACCTGGCCCGAATCGGGCTACGTGACGCTGGACGTCTACGTCTGCAACTACACCGAAAACAACCGCCCCAAGGCACAAAAGCTGTTTGACAGCCTGCAAGCCGCGTTCAACCCGAGCGAACCTCGGCTGCATCGCGTCGACCGGGCATGA
- a CDS encoding STAS domain-containing protein yields MLVLPSTLTHAKAGACLQLLLQGLKAEQGSQVLVDCAALSVFDSSALAVLLECRRAALYDGKQLATRAMPQPLLDLAGLYGVQELLAPAAA; encoded by the coding sequence ATGCTGGTGCTGCCTTCCACGCTCACCCACGCCAAGGCGGGCGCCTGTCTACAGCTGCTGCTGCAGGGCCTCAAGGCCGAACAGGGCAGCCAGGTGCTGGTCGATTGCGCGGCGCTGTCGGTCTTTGACAGCTCCGCCCTTGCCGTGCTGCTCGAATGCCGGCGCGCCGCGCTGTACGACGGCAAGCAGCTGGCCACCCGGGCGATGCCCCAGCCCCTGCTCGATCTGGCGGGCCTGTACGGCGTGCAGGAACTGCTGGCGCCAGCCGCCGCCTGA
- the mlaE gene encoding lipid asymmetry maintenance ABC transporter permease subunit MlaE, with the protein MSWWRPADVGLALRSRLADIGLGARLFVRLLALLGPALRRPALLRDQVHFLGNHSLAIIALSGLFVGFVLALQGYNVLQLYGSETSLGLMVTLSLVRELGPVVTALLFAGRAGTSLTAEIGLMRAGEQLSAMELMAVDPVQRILAPRFWGGVIAMPVLAAVFSAVGVLGGWLVGVVMIGVDGGAFWGQMQGGVDVFKDVGNGVVKSLVFGVAVTFTAVLQGYAAKPTPEGVARATTRTVVIASLAVLALDFILTALMFSL; encoded by the coding sequence GTGAGCTGGTGGCGCCCCGCGGACGTGGGCCTGGCGCTGCGCAGCCGCCTGGCGGACATCGGCCTGGGCGCGCGCCTGTTCGTGCGGCTGCTGGCCTTGCTTGGCCCGGCGCTGCGCCGCCCGGCGCTGCTGCGCGACCAGGTGCACTTCCTGGGCAACCATTCGCTGGCCATCATTGCGCTGTCGGGCCTGTTCGTCGGCTTCGTGCTGGCGCTGCAGGGCTACAACGTGCTGCAGCTCTACGGTTCGGAGACCTCGCTCGGCCTGATGGTCACGCTCAGCCTGGTGCGCGAGCTCGGCCCGGTGGTCACCGCGCTGCTGTTCGCCGGGCGCGCCGGCACCTCCCTGACGGCCGAAATCGGCCTGATGCGCGCGGGCGAGCAGCTGTCGGCCATGGAACTGATGGCGGTGGACCCGGTGCAGCGCATTCTGGCGCCGCGCTTCTGGGGTGGCGTGATTGCCATGCCGGTGCTGGCGGCGGTGTTCAGCGCCGTCGGGGTGCTGGGCGGCTGGCTGGTCGGCGTGGTGATGATAGGGGTGGACGGCGGCGCGTTCTGGGGCCAGATGCAAGGCGGCGTGGACGTGTTCAAGGACGTGGGCAACGGCGTGGTCAAGAGCCTGGTGTTCGGCGTCGCGGTGACGTTCACCGCGGTGCTGCAGGGCTACGCGGCCAAGCCCACGCCCGAAGGCGTGGCGCGCGCGACCACGCGCACCGTGGTGATCGCGTCGCTGGCGGTGCTGGCGCTCGATTTCATCCTCACCGCCTTGATGTTCAGCTTGTAG
- a CDS encoding ABC transporter ATP-binding protein has product MAAVTFQSVSKTFSTPHGPFHALSGVSFEIQEGEFFGLLGPNGAGKTTLISILAGLARASSGKVSVMGHDVHGDYAAARQLLGVVPQELVYDPFFSVRETLRLQSGYFGLRRNDAWIDELLEHLGLADKADANMRQLSGGMKRRVLVAQALVHKPPVIVLDEPTAGVDVELRQTLWQFVAQLNRQGHAVLLTTHYLEEAEALCTRLAMLKHGHVVALANTSELLSQASTSVLRFKTDDALPPALAQLARVTGRVAQLPAGSAQEIEQHLGVLRGAGVRVEDVEIRKPDLEDVFIHVMESAQDEAAQEGA; this is encoded by the coding sequence ATGGCCGCCGTTACCTTTCAGTCCGTCTCCAAGACCTTTTCCACGCCGCATGGGCCGTTTCACGCCCTGTCGGGGGTGAGTTTCGAGATCCAGGAGGGCGAATTCTTCGGCCTGCTGGGCCCCAACGGCGCGGGCAAGACCACCCTGATCAGCATCCTCGCGGGGCTGGCGCGCGCCAGCAGCGGCAAGGTCAGCGTCATGGGGCATGACGTGCACGGCGACTACGCCGCCGCCCGCCAGCTGCTGGGCGTGGTGCCGCAGGAGCTGGTCTACGACCCTTTCTTCAGCGTGCGCGAGACACTGCGCCTGCAGTCGGGCTACTTCGGCCTCAGGCGCAACGACGCCTGGATCGACGAGCTGCTGGAGCACCTGGGCCTGGCCGACAAGGCGGACGCCAACATGCGCCAGCTCTCGGGCGGCATGAAGCGGCGCGTGCTGGTGGCGCAGGCGCTGGTGCACAAGCCGCCGGTCATCGTGCTGGACGAGCCCACTGCCGGCGTGGACGTGGAACTGCGCCAGACCCTGTGGCAGTTCGTCGCGCAACTCAACAGGCAGGGCCATGCGGTGCTGCTCACCACCCACTATCTGGAAGAGGCCGAGGCGCTGTGCACGCGCCTTGCCATGCTCAAGCACGGACACGTGGTGGCGCTGGCCAATACGTCGGAGCTGCTGTCCCAGGCCTCCACCAGCGTGCTGCGCTTCAAGACCGACGACGCGCTGCCGCCCGCGCTGGCGCAGCTCGCGCGCGTGACGGGCCGGGTGGCGCAGCTGCCGGCCGGCAGCGCGCAGGAGATCGAGCAGCACCTGGGCGTGCTGCGCGGCGCCGGCGTGCGCGTGGAGGACGTGGAAATCCGCAAGCCCGACCTGGAGGACGTCTTCATCCATGTCATGGAATCGGCCCAGGACGAAGCCGCGCAGGAGGGCGCATGA
- the icd gene encoding NADP-dependent isocitrate dehydrogenase, translating to MSSFQHIQVPAQGSKITVNADMSLVVPDEPVIPFIEGDGTGVDITPVMIKVVDAAVAKAYDGRRRIHWMEVYAGEKATRVYGPDVWLPEETLVALKDYVVSIKGPLTTPVGGGIRSLNVALRQELDLYVCLRPVQYFRGVPSPVKAPEKVNMVIFRENSEDIYAGIEWPARSEQAQKLIRFLQGEMGVTKIRFPQTSGVGVKPVSVEGTERLVRKAIQYAIDNDKPNVTLVHKGNIMKYTEGGFRDWGYALAQREFGAEPIDGGPWCKFRNPKTGKDIVVKDAIADAFLQQILLRPAEYSVIATLNLNGDYISDALAAQVGGIGIAPGANMSDSVACFEATHGTAPKYAGKDYVNPGSEILSAEMMLRHMGWVEAADLILSAMEKAILSKRVTYDFARLMEGAKQVSCSGFGQVMIDHM from the coding sequence ATGAGCAGTTTCCAGCACATCCAGGTGCCCGCGCAGGGCAGCAAGATCACCGTCAACGCCGACATGTCGCTTGTGGTGCCCGATGAGCCCGTCATTCCCTTCATCGAAGGCGACGGCACCGGAGTGGACATCACGCCGGTGATGATCAAGGTGGTGGATGCGGCCGTGGCCAAGGCCTACGACGGCCGACGCAGGATCCACTGGATGGAGGTGTATGCAGGCGAGAAGGCCACGCGCGTCTACGGTCCCGACGTCTGGCTGCCCGAAGAGACGCTGGTGGCGCTCAAGGACTACGTGGTCTCCATCAAGGGGCCGCTGACCACGCCGGTGGGGGGCGGCATACGCTCGCTCAACGTGGCGCTGCGCCAGGAGCTGGACCTCTACGTCTGCCTGCGCCCGGTGCAGTATTTCCGGGGCGTGCCCAGCCCGGTCAAGGCGCCCGAGAAGGTCAACATGGTGATCTTCCGGGAGAACTCGGAGGACATTTACGCCGGCATCGAATGGCCCGCGCGCAGCGAGCAGGCGCAAAAGCTCATCCGCTTCCTGCAGGGCGAGATGGGCGTGACCAAGATCCGCTTTCCGCAGACCTCGGGCGTGGGCGTCAAGCCGGTGTCCGTCGAAGGGACCGAGCGCCTGGTGCGCAAGGCCATCCAGTACGCGATAGACAACGACAAGCCCAACGTGACGCTGGTGCACAAGGGCAACATCATGAAGTACACCGAGGGCGGGTTTCGCGACTGGGGCTATGCGCTGGCCCAGCGCGAATTCGGTGCCGAGCCAATCGATGGCGGCCCCTGGTGCAAGTTCAGGAACCCGAAGACCGGCAAGGACATCGTCGTCAAGGACGCGATTGCCGACGCCTTCCTGCAGCAGATCCTGCTGCGCCCGGCCGAATACAGCGTGATCGCCACGCTCAACCTCAACGGCGACTACATCAGCGACGCGCTGGCGGCGCAGGTTGGCGGCATAGGCATCGCTCCGGGGGCGAACATGAGCGACTCGGTGGCCTGCTTCGAGGCCACGCATGGCACGGCGCCCAAGTACGCGGGCAAGGACTACGTCAACCCGGGTTCGGAGATCCTGAGCGCCGAGATGATGCTGCGCCACATGGGCTGGGTCGAGGCCGCGGACCTGATTCTGAGTGCGATGGAAAAGGCCATCCTGAGCAAGCGCGTGACCTACGACTTCGCCCGCCTGATGGAGGGCGCGAAGCAGGTCAGCTGCTCGGGTTTTGGCCAGGTGATGATCGATCACATGTAA